In a genomic window of Pangasianodon hypophthalmus isolate fPanHyp1 chromosome 1, fPanHyp1.pri, whole genome shotgun sequence:
- the hapln2 gene encoding hyaluronan and proteoglycan link protein 2, with protein sequence MNCAAFIVVTTSFLSWTDAVNLYYNKDKDKELQYLMEPPVYAEIKARRGENATLPCVLRTVPSHYTVKWSKVEPLHTGPENIVLISNGDEVKYYGTWQSKASLRRMHALDISLRLTKLELQDCGLYKCELINGIEDESVTITLSIEGVVFPYQSSHGRYKFTYSDAKKACAEQDATLATYKQLYKEWTEGLEWCNAGWLNDGTVHYPILNPRPACGKDLLPGIRSYGPRHKTKERYDAFCFTSTTEGSVFYVPGPLNFLEAARVCKEKGASLARVGQLYSSWKFLGLERCDGGWLQDGSVRFPIITPKERCGGIPQPGVHSFGFHKKSISLYGAYCYR encoded by the exons ATGAACTGTGCAGCTTTTATAGTCGTGACTACCAGTTTTCTCTCTTGGACTGATGCAGTTAATCTCTACTACAATAAAG aCAAAGATAAAGAACTGCAGTATCTTATGGAACCACCAGTTTATGCTGAGATAAAAGCACGCCGAGGAGAGAACGCAACCCTGCCATGTGTTCTGCGGACTGTACCTTCTCACTACACAGTTAAGTGGAGTAAAGTTGAACCTCTTCATACAGGACCGGAAAATATTGTTCTCATTAGTAATGGGGATGAGGTTAAGTACTATGGCACATGGCAGTCTAAAGCAAGTCTTCGACGTATGCATGCTTTGGACATCTCTCTCCGCCTCACCAAGCTGGAACTCCAAGATTGTGGTCTCTACAAGTGCGAACTGATCAATGGCATCGAAGATGAGAGTGTCACCATTACTCTAAGCATTGAAG GGGTGGTGTTTCCTTATCAAAGCAGCCATGGTCGTTACAAATTTACCTACTCTGATGCCAAAAAAGCTTGTGCAGAACAGGATGCAACACTGGCAACATACAAACAGCTATACAAGG AATGGACAGAAGGTCTGGAGTGGTGTAATGCTGGATGGCTAAATGATGGGACTGTTCACTACCCCATTCTGAATCCACGGCCAGCTTGTGGGAAAGATCTTCTTCCAGGGATCCGCAGCTATGGGCCCCGGCACAAGACCAAGGAGCGTTATGATGCCTTCTGCTTCACCTCTACCACTGAGG GTTCAGTGTTCTATGTCCCAGGGCCACTAAATTTTTTGGAAGCAGCTCGTGTCTGTAAGGAGAAAGGAGCAAGCCTGGCCCGTGTTGGACAGCTCTACTCCTCCTGGAAGTTTCTGGGGTTGGAGCGCTGTGATGGAGGCTGGCTACAAGATGGTAGTGTGCGCTTTCCCATCATTACCCCTAAGGAGCGCTGTGGAGGAATCCCACAGCCAGGGGTTCACAGTTTTGGATTCCATAAAAAGAGCATTAGTCTTTATGGGGCATATTGTTACAGGTAA